A part of Aegilops tauschii subsp. strangulata cultivar AL8/78 chromosome 2, Aet v6.0, whole genome shotgun sequence genomic DNA contains:
- the LOC120973867 gene encoding protein FAR1-RELATED SEQUENCE 5-like produces the protein MPEDIVAYRSNLTAAQAEPQLWDLEVPAPQHFNIGPHGFFDWKAKNSRMDDVDDVLKTINFFREMKAINKEFFCDIQLDESERVKNIFWANASCRGAYQDFGDFVTFGTTYKTNKYHMALGVFVGNNNHLQTTFFAFALIRDENPDSFRWLFRTFLKCMRGKGPTCILTDQCPTMALAIPDVFRNTIHKLCHWHIMNKYKEHLAYLYNLHSTFKGEFTAILNWPLPPTEFEAA, from the exons ATGCCTGAGGACATCGTCGCCTACCGAAGCAACCTAACTGCAGCACAGGCGGAGCCTCAGCTGTGGGATCTTGAGGTGCCCGCTCCTCAGCATTTCAACATAGGACCCCATGGTTTCTTCGACTG GAAAGCAAAGAATTCAAGGATGGATGATGTGGATGATGTCCTCAAGACTATAAACTTCTTTAGGGAGATGAAAGCGATAAACAAGGAATTCTTCTGCGACATACAGCTTGACGAGTCTGAAAGGGTGAAAAACATATTCTGGGCGAACGCAAGCTGCCGAGGGGCCTACCAAGACTTTGGTGACTTCGTGACATTTGGCACCACGTATAAGACCAACAAGTACCATATGGCACTTGGGGTGTTTGTGGGTAATAACAACCACTTGCAGACCACATTCTTTGCTTTTGCCCTGATAAGAGATGAGAATCCAGATTCATTTAGGTGGCTATTCAGAACATTTTTAAAGTGCATGAGAGGGAAGGGTCCAACATGCATCCTCACAG ACCAGTGCCCGACAATGGCTTTGGCCATCCCAGATGTTTTTAGAAACACAATACACAAGCTATGTCATTGGCACATAATGAACAAGTACAAGGAACACCTCGCGTACCTGTACAACCTCCACTCAACCTTCAAGGGTGAGTTCACAGCAATTCTCAACTGGCCCCTCCCGCCAACTGAGTTTGAGGCTGCCTAG